In a single window of the Flavobacterium sp. W4I14 genome:
- a CDS encoding outer membrane receptor protein involved in Fe transport (product_source=COG1629; cath_funfam=2.60.40.1120; cleavage_site_network=SignalP-TM; cog=COG1629; pfam=PF13715,PF14905; superfamily=49464,56935; transmembrane_helix_parts=Inside_1_6,TMhelix_7_24,Outside_25_898): MKKSNNLCFLIFFILITLSFNALSQSQFKISGNVIDSLKKPIEGVNIRLVTDKDTLRSNSDAKGNFAFAKVIRNKFYLTITALGYKPFASIYEIESSKKNSVLEPIMLKMETIRLEDVEVKVKVDPIKIKKDTIEYNAAAYTIRENDKVEDLLKQLQGIEVDEKGAVTAMGKKMTKLRVNGEDFFTSNVEDYIRQLPADIIAKLQVIEDYGDEANFTGIKVGAPQKMLNLITKPGMDKGVFGGMNMSSATNNAHNLGGNGSIWKKTKQIGFGSRYGITNNEFTKMNNGGLNGNIRDKISKEFSFNGGYHFSNGINKSIQSNYLETFNPQGTIFDLRESANNSKSLNNNINLGLNGATKKNYLNISLSGALADTRNDAVSTSNKTGFIEQDLMSNSGSRNSNPNVNGSINWSRRLANNKRSLSMGFNFGTSEGNSNSTINDIIRYYNETTSILVKDSLLNRLVDNNTSNSNFGGNFQFSNSLKKPNDSTGYSFINLSYRFSVSRSRSLQTTTVTNPLGNSFVVDSLGQDYVSNFINQNFGIGFNTNAKRISYNLGLNFSPSIIIGKYKNTGQELKNYQLNFSPSANLSYQIKDNGNLSFGYNGYTSSPDFNKLQPVRNNNDVQNLIIGNPDLKATSSHTADFSYNQFDLKSGLSIMAGLSGTFAFNSVVSNTVFLRDTLSSLKQQTTYENVNGIYNIGGNYSFNKRLLTNKLSLSINGNIAYSHNVFYTENVLNQSGGINVSNAFRFNLNEKKYYFNTSVSYSFSSNTYAVMNQNIKNIQVLALNGSASWIPNKRFRVNASASKSLNFGYNLYAGNPLLVNMGLNTSFLKDNRLLFSIQANDLFNQGALFSTSISNNSISENRTRFISRFVQATLGYNLSQFGNKKGRTNVNLSGVEFN, encoded by the coding sequence ATGAAAAAAAGCAATAATTTATGCTTTTTAATATTTTTTATACTGATCACACTTTCCTTTAACGCTCTCTCTCAGTCTCAGTTTAAAATAAGTGGTAATGTAATCGATTCTTTGAAGAAGCCTATTGAGGGCGTAAACATCCGATTGGTTACCGATAAAGATACGCTCCGCTCAAATTCTGATGCGAAGGGAAACTTTGCATTCGCAAAAGTAATCCGAAATAAATTCTACCTTACCATTACTGCATTGGGCTACAAGCCGTTTGCTTCTATTTACGAAATTGAATCTTCGAAAAAAAACTCCGTTTTAGAACCTATTATGCTCAAGATGGAAACGATCCGTCTCGAAGATGTGGAGGTTAAAGTAAAGGTAGACCCCATTAAGATCAAAAAAGATACGATTGAGTATAACGCTGCTGCCTATACCATAAGAGAAAATGATAAAGTGGAAGATCTGTTAAAACAACTTCAAGGCATTGAGGTTGACGAAAAAGGCGCTGTTACCGCCATGGGCAAAAAAATGACCAAGCTACGGGTAAATGGTGAAGATTTTTTTACCAGTAATGTAGAAGATTACATCAGGCAGTTGCCCGCTGATATTATTGCTAAACTACAGGTAATTGAGGATTATGGTGATGAAGCGAATTTTACAGGTATAAAAGTGGGCGCGCCACAAAAAATGTTAAACCTGATTACTAAGCCTGGTATGGACAAAGGTGTTTTTGGCGGAATGAATATGAGCTCTGCCACCAATAATGCACATAATTTAGGTGGTAACGGTAGTATATGGAAAAAAACGAAGCAAATTGGTTTTGGAAGCCGTTATGGTATTACAAATAATGAGTTTACCAAAATGAACAATGGAGGTTTAAATGGTAATATAAGAGACAAGATTTCGAAGGAATTTAGCTTCAATGGTGGCTATCATTTTAGTAATGGAATTAATAAATCTATTCAGAGTAATTACCTGGAAACCTTTAACCCGCAGGGAACAATATTTGATTTAAGAGAAAGTGCCAATAATTCCAAATCGCTAAACAATAACATCAACCTTGGCTTAAATGGAGCCACAAAGAAGAACTACCTTAATATTTCGCTTAGTGGGGCTTTGGCCGATACCCGTAACGACGCGGTTTCTACTTCCAATAAAACAGGTTTTATCGAACAGGATCTGATGTCTAATTCAGGTTCTCGGAACAGTAATCCTAATGTTAATGGAAGTATCAATTGGTCTAGGCGGTTGGCCAATAATAAACGATCGTTATCTATGGGATTTAATTTCGGCACAAGCGAAGGAAACTCAAACAGTACAATTAATGATATTATCAGGTACTACAACGAAACCACCAGCATACTGGTTAAAGATTCTTTACTGAACAGGTTGGTTGATAATAATACCTCGAACTCCAATTTTGGGGGTAATTTCCAGTTTTCCAATTCATTAAAAAAGCCAAACGACAGTACAGGATACAGTTTTATTAACCTGTCTTACCGTTTTTCGGTTAGCAGGAGCCGGAGCTTGCAAACTACAACAGTTACCAATCCGCTGGGAAACAGTTTTGTTGTCGATTCGTTGGGGCAGGATTACGTGTCTAATTTTATCAATCAGAATTTCGGGATCGGTTTTAATACCAACGCAAAGCGGATCAGTTATAATTTAGGACTCAATTTCTCTCCTAGTATCATTATTGGTAAATACAAGAATACAGGACAAGAGCTAAAAAACTATCAGTTAAACTTTTCGCCGTCTGCCAATTTGAGTTATCAGATTAAAGATAACGGGAATTTGAGTTTTGGCTATAATGGTTACACCAGTTCTCCGGATTTTAATAAACTACAACCCGTTAGAAATAATAACGATGTACAGAATCTGATTATCGGTAATCCAGATCTGAAAGCAACTTCGAGCCATACTGCCGATTTTAGCTATAATCAATTTGACCTCAAATCGGGATTGAGTATAATGGCAGGTTTATCGGGAACTTTTGCTTTTAATAGTGTTGTAAGCAATACGGTTTTTCTGAGAGATACGCTAAGCAGCTTAAAACAACAAACTACTTACGAGAATGTAAATGGTATTTATAACATAGGTGGTAATTATTCTTTTAATAAAAGGCTGTTAACTAATAAACTGTCGCTCTCCATTAATGGAAATATTGCCTATAGCCACAATGTTTTTTATACCGAAAATGTATTAAACCAGAGTGGTGGAATTAATGTTTCGAATGCTTTTAGGTTTAACCTGAATGAAAAAAAATATTATTTTAATACCAGCGTATCATACAGCTTTAGTTCAAACACTTACGCTGTGATGAACCAGAACATTAAGAATATCCAGGTTCTGGCGTTAAATGGCAGTGCAAGCTGGATTCCAAATAAACGTTTTAGGGTAAATGCATCGGCCTCTAAAAGTTTAAATTTTGGCTATAACCTATATGCCGGCAACCCACTATTGGTGAACATGGGGTTGAATACTTCTTTCTTAAAAGATAACAGACTCCTTTTTTCTATCCAGGCGAACGATCTGTTTAATCAAGGTGCACTTTTTAGTACCAGTATTAGCAACAATTCCATATCCGAAAACAGAACGCGCTTTATCAGCCGCTTTGTTCAGGCCACACTAGGTTACAACCTGAGCCAATTCGGGAATAAAAAAGGCAGAACGAATGTGAATTTAAGTGGAGTAGAATTTAATTAA
- a CDS encoding sulfate-transporting ATPase (product_source=KO:K06020; cath_funfam=3.40.50.300; cog=COG0488; ko=KO:K06020; pfam=PF00005,PF12848; smart=SM00382; superfamily=52540; tigrfam=TIGR03719) produces MSDEKIIFSMAGVNKIYPPQKQVLKNIYLSFFYGAKIGVIGLNGSGKSSLLKIIAGLDKSYQGEVVFSPGYSVGYLAQEPILDPEKTVREVVEEGVAEVTAILKEYEEVNEAFGLEENYSDPDAMDKLMARQGELQDKIDALGAWEIDSKLERAMDALRCPDPDTKIGVLSGGERRRVAMCRLLLQHPDVLLLDEPTNHLDAESIDWLEQFLQNYEGTVIAVTHDRYFLDNVAGWILELDRGEGIPWKGNYSSWLDQKAKRLSQEEKTESKRQKTLERELEWVRMAPKARHAKSKARLANYDKLASEDGREREDKLELFIPAGPRLGNVVIEATNVTKAYGDKVLFDNLNFSLPPAGIVGIIGPNGAGKTTLFRLITGQEEADAGTFRVGETVELGYVDQMHNDLDADKTVYENITDGLDNIQLGTKAVNGRAYVSKFNFNGGDQQKKVGILSGGERNRVHLAITLKKGANVLLLDEPTNDIDVNTLRALEEALENFGGCAVVISHDRWFLDRICTHILAFEGNSEVYFFEGNYSDYEENRKKRLGDVTPKRIRYKKLN; encoded by the coding sequence ATGTCTGACGAAAAAATAATCTTTTCAATGGCAGGTGTAAATAAAATTTACCCTCCACAAAAACAGGTTTTAAAAAATATTTACCTTTCTTTCTTTTACGGAGCCAAAATTGGGGTTATCGGTTTAAATGGTTCTGGTAAGTCATCCCTTTTAAAAATTATTGCCGGTTTAGATAAATCTTACCAGGGTGAGGTGGTTTTCTCACCAGGTTATTCAGTGGGTTATTTGGCGCAGGAGCCGATCTTGGATCCTGAAAAAACCGTTCGTGAGGTGGTTGAAGAAGGCGTTGCCGAAGTAACTGCTATTTTAAAAGAGTACGAAGAAGTAAACGAAGCTTTCGGGTTAGAGGAAAACTACTCTGATCCTGATGCGATGGATAAACTGATGGCCAGACAAGGTGAGCTTCAGGATAAAATTGATGCTTTAGGTGCCTGGGAAATTGATTCGAAACTAGAAAGAGCCATGGATGCCCTACGTTGTCCTGATCCTGACACTAAAATCGGTGTATTATCTGGAGGTGAGCGCCGTCGTGTGGCCATGTGCCGTTTATTGCTTCAGCACCCTGATGTATTATTATTGGATGAGCCTACCAACCACTTGGATGCCGAAAGTATCGATTGGTTAGAGCAATTCTTACAAAATTACGAAGGAACTGTTATTGCGGTTACCCACGATAGGTATTTCTTAGATAATGTTGCCGGATGGATTTTAGAATTAGACCGTGGCGAAGGTATTCCGTGGAAAGGAAATTACAGCAGCTGGTTAGATCAAAAAGCAAAACGTTTATCGCAGGAAGAGAAAACAGAAAGCAAACGCCAGAAAACATTAGAACGTGAGTTAGAATGGGTACGTATGGCGCCTAAAGCACGTCATGCAAAATCTAAAGCACGTTTAGCCAATTACGATAAGTTAGCTTCAGAAGATGGCAGGGAAAGAGAAGATAAATTGGAACTTTTCATTCCTGCCGGGCCTCGTTTGGGTAATGTGGTAATTGAAGCTACAAACGTTACCAAAGCTTATGGCGACAAAGTATTGTTCGATAATTTAAACTTCTCCCTTCCTCCGGCAGGTATTGTGGGTATTATTGGCCCCAACGGTGCAGGTAAAACCACTTTGTTCCGTTTAATTACTGGTCAGGAAGAAGCAGATGCTGGTACGTTCCGTGTTGGCGAAACGGTTGAGCTGGGTTACGTAGATCAGATGCACAACGATTTAGATGCCGATAAAACGGTCTATGAAAACATTACCGATGGATTGGACAATATCCAATTGGGTACTAAAGCCGTTAACGGACGTGCCTATGTTTCAAAGTTCAACTTTAATGGCGGCGATCAACAGAAAAAAGTAGGTATCCTTTCAGGTGGTGAGCGTAACCGTGTACACTTGGCCATTACTTTGAAAAAAGGAGCCAATGTATTGCTATTGGATGAGCCAACCAACGATATCGACGTAAACACTTTACGTGCGTTGGAAGAAGCCTTAGAAAACTTTGGGGGTTGTGCTGTAGTAATTAGTCACGATAGGTGGTTCTTGGATAGGATCTGTACGCACATCCTTGCTTTCGAAGGTAACTCTGAAGTTTATTTCTTCGAAGGAAACTATTCAGATTATGAAGAAAACCGCAAAAAACGTTTGGGTGATGTTACCCCAAAACGCATCAGATATAAAAAACTGAATTAA
- a CDS encoding hypothetical protein (product_source=Hypo-rule applied) — protein MGFLIDLAPKNYHIAPYLDGVLVVNLLQPNIITEHMKKTKLF, from the coding sequence ATGGGCTTTCTTATTGATTTGGCCCCTAAGAATTACCATATTGCCCCTTACTTGGATGGGGTTTTAGTAGTTAATTTGTTACAACCAAATATAATAACTGAACATATGAAGAAAACCAAACTATTCTAA
- a CDS encoding lysophospholipase L1-like esterase (product_source=COG2755; cath_funfam=3.40.50.1110; cleavage_site_network=SignalP-noTM; cog=COG2755; pfam=PF13472; superfamily=52266), with product MKSKILILFLLVFASSSFAQLKTDPLSNKPEKENFADDWAALSKYQKENELLPPPNRKEKRVIFLGSSIFEFWKQKDPEYFKDRPYLDRGISGQISPQLLIRFRQDVINLKPKVVIILAGSNDIAGNTGHVTTDKIMDNIKSMAELARLHHIKVILCKYLPVYEYPWNKRIKAADSIVNLNEKIVAYAKKRNYTILDYWTPLVDERKGQRAELTVDGVHPNLAGYKIMEEVTDAAVKKALKNLH from the coding sequence ATGAAAAGTAAAATCCTAATCCTTTTTTTATTGGTCTTTGCAAGCAGTTCATTTGCACAGTTGAAGACAGATCCGTTAAGTAATAAACCTGAAAAAGAGAATTTTGCTGATGACTGGGCTGCGCTAAGCAAGTACCAGAAAGAAAATGAACTTTTGCCACCACCAAACAGAAAAGAAAAAAGAGTTATTTTTTTAGGGAGTTCGATATTCGAATTCTGGAAGCAAAAAGATCCCGAATATTTTAAGGACAGACCTTATCTGGATAGGGGGATAAGCGGACAGATTTCGCCACAACTGCTCATCCGTTTCCGGCAGGATGTAATTAACCTTAAACCAAAGGTAGTGATCATTTTGGCAGGGAGCAATGATATAGCCGGTAATACAGGCCATGTTACTACCGATAAAATTATGGATAACATTAAATCGATGGCAGAACTGGCGAGGCTGCATCACATTAAAGTGATACTCTGTAAATACCTGCCTGTTTACGAATATCCATGGAATAAGCGCATTAAAGCGGCCGATTCCATCGTGAACTTAAATGAAAAAATTGTGGCCTACGCCAAAAAAAGAAATTATACCATTTTAGATTATTGGACACCGCTGGTAGATGAACGAAAAGGGCAGCGTGCCGAACTAACGGTTGATGGTGTTCATCCCAACCTTGCAGGTTATAAAATAATGGAAGAAGTAACAGATGCTGCGGTAAAAAAAGCCTTGAAAAACTTGCATTAA